In a single window of the Thiohalophilus sp. genome:
- the rsmI gene encoding 16S rRNA (cytidine(1402)-2'-O)-methyltransferase, producing the protein MNSENSALYIVATPIGNLGDMSQRAVEILQQVALIAAEDTRHSARLLQHYAVSTPCVALHEHNEREQSSRLLERLANGESVALISDAGTPLLSDPGFHLVQQARQQGVRVIPVPGPSAVIAALSVSGLPTDCFKFIGFLPAKGAARRQRLAALAAEPCTLAFYESPHRILESLADMGEILGRDRDAVLARELTKTFETVQGASLDELHAFVSRDANQQKGEMVLLVAGAPAVEAVLDPEVERILGVLLEELPVKQAAALAARITGVKKNQLYQQALVMKN; encoded by the coding sequence GTGAACTCTGAAAACAGTGCGCTCTATATTGTCGCAACACCGATCGGGAATCTCGGCGACATGTCACAACGTGCCGTGGAAATCCTGCAACAGGTCGCGCTGATTGCGGCCGAGGATACGCGGCACAGCGCCCGCTTGCTGCAGCATTATGCGGTGTCCACCCCGTGCGTGGCCTTGCATGAACATAACGAGCGGGAACAGAGTAGCAGATTGTTAGAGCGTCTTGCCAATGGCGAGAGCGTGGCGTTGATTTCCGATGCCGGCACGCCGTTGCTCAGCGATCCCGGCTTTCATCTGGTCCAGCAGGCCCGCCAGCAGGGTGTTCGGGTGATCCCGGTGCCCGGCCCCAGCGCGGTGATCGCGGCCCTGTCGGTCAGTGGGCTGCCCACCGACTGTTTCAAGTTTATCGGCTTTTTGCCGGCCAAAGGCGCCGCGCGCCGTCAACGGCTGGCGGCCCTGGCCGCCGAGCCCTGCACGCTGGCGTTTTACGAGTCGCCACACCGGATTCTGGAGAGCCTGGCGGATATGGGCGAGATCCTGGGCAGGGATCGGGACGCCGTGCTGGCCCGGGAACTGACCAAGACCTTCGAAACCGTGCAGGGCGCCAGCCTGGACGAGCTGCATGCCTTTGTCAGCCGCGATGCCAATCAGCAAAAAGGGGAGATGGTGTTGCTGGTGGCGGGCGCGCCGGCGGTGGAGGCGGTCCTGGATCCCGAAGTCGAGCGGATTCTGGGAGTCTTGCTGGAGGAACTCCCCGTCAAACAGGCGGCGGCGCTGGCCGCGCGGATTACCGGGGTCAAAAAGAACCAGCTCTATCAACAGGCGCTGGTGATGAAAAATTAA